The Stomoxys calcitrans chromosome 3, idStoCalc2.1, whole genome shotgun sequence genome includes a region encoding these proteins:
- the LOC106084053 gene encoding serine-rich adhesin for platelets isoform X1 produces the protein MWPQALQMTRDECRGILRRLELESYSQVISVFRAQGGLSDAKAKLLEELRGIFHISNERHRAEARRVANDEQLATIAEAISGPNTWQEWSREGRRPYPMLPRVAPHTALALIANNIAEDATNENAKLPYPAETGDAVKEENNAERERTIDSLDRNNYVVTSDPFKVPKIPAGTKKNLKRNINDQNQGGGTGSGKKRATSENSPQKNHQNSNRQHYPHITANSPQMNSASTASSGSEQKKQLQQQVAAQQQNNQHLQKQRYFHHQQQLTKQKMAKKAAAAASAHNNATSSASHKRQATPAKSGRRANQKLLMEQQQMTLKQMQIAEQQVQTQSVAHGGSGLHIDLTSQPVTNLTQQQNDLQFLAYSTQNVPPQQILMDEQSAHGGQLHVLASATNQQQQSLPTSLITPLTPTSASASTISPQIAASKRDISKNLNKLQQLQQNQHQSTHPGTPSFIPSPDMHTSIGSIISSSSPVVKSTEKSLISTTPVQKYIVEERQPSVNTTPGSIVSLQNHPLSSGNANTSATHVIQVSNASGQQPQIMSLPQYSAAASKLRAVNTTLIAPGAKISPTTNKKITTITSPLSPINAGALHELANVASTQSQVLHIVETSQGNNNPTNSATFTSSLHTPPAVIQIQNNSQGASHGNVSTSDMSSSASSTQSKVLTATILPLVLPGSGNNNQNSVGSSNINNAPIVIGSTSSTTGSVGITSMATSLSSTTTSGSASVIKSFPSTMVLNTNTTTLTPVTVTGTILSTLGAGGTMFRKPQNIIKNSLASVTTASKSTTVVSAAAHVLSNVKLTSKSITTSTAGTSLCSTNTTFKNILPSSTLVRTNIKICPSPNGKVLIQPADGQKIKLNTSTLPHKLISTANPTSATATAVGGVGGGQRIAIQKVQIIPAPMGSPVGASNIQSAGNTINAKTPTLAGKSNVVFMSSSAASNVRPVTLSKTGNNILLKSTANTQLQSNSSDSASKANIVVLGQSISGQNTPLKMALNQKLELSNSFINEDAPLDILNMPIVMDTGVGVCPSETVTVLPGNIIESNNCNTNTSATPIIVEQNPQTSSTTPQTVILGATDWEMELDQAITTAANNSSTMQYQKSTTHRPKRTISTSSSSSSLSMSSSTPTNSSSKQKRLNSDLVSIELKTSRPTSTQQANASNIIVVDSFDDVIVEEHEDDMSSSNIEQISISSDAVGGHSEGQPKILDMQIYQQHDGIDGNKSQIAIVGSQQSQQLLEDTEDTQQQTQSTMVEPQRQERQRPQQAECEDDAGFDETIVSEIDENTAIEYIEEDGVVVASTITSNLTTTTTSTTVAIADRESASESTILTKALTGGVKIASNTSSNSNHLEAENTATKPTAPMRSRSRSRSMEDDTTDQSSMSASHNQNQHQHETKANNSGT, from the exons ATGTGGCCACAAGCATTGCAAATGACCAGGGACGAATGTCGAGGCATATTACGGAGACTTG aGCTGGAATCTTATTCTCAAGTTATAAGTGTGTTTCGCGCTCAGGGAGGTCTGAGTGATGCCAAGGCCAAACTGTTAGAGGAATTGCGTGGTATATTTCACATATCTAATGAGCGCCATCGTGCAGAAGCCCGACGTGTTGCAAATGATGAACAATTGGCAACGATAGCAGAAGC TATATCTGGACCTAACACCTGGCAAGAATGGTCACGTGAAGGTAGACGTCCTTACCCTATGCTGCCGCGTGTGGCGCCTCATACAGCCTTAGCATTGATTGCCAACAATATAGCAGAGGATGCAACTAATGAGAATGCTAAACTTCCATATCCTGCCGAAACTGGCGATGCTGTTAAAGAAGAAAATAACGCTGAAAGAGAAAGAACAATTGATTCTTTAGATCGCAATAATTATGTTGTAACCAGTGATCCG TTTAAAGTGCCAAAAATACCTGCAGGCACTAAGAAAAATCTAAAGCGCAATATAAATGATCAGAATCAGGGAGGTGGCACTGGTTCTGGCAAAAAGCGTGCAACAAGCGAAAATTCTCCTCAAAAGAATCATCAAAATTCGAATAGGCAACATTATCCCCATATAACTGCGAACTCACCCCAAATGAATAGCGCATCCACGGCGTCAAGTGGTAGCGAGCAGAAGAAACAGCTACAACAGCAGGTTGCTGCACAGCAACAGAATAATCAACACTTGCAAAAACAGCGATATTTTCATCATCAACAGCAATTGACGAAGCAGAAGATGGCTAAAAAGGCTGCAGCAGCTGCATCTGCCCACAACAATGCAACATCATCAGCTTCGCATAAGAGACAGGCTACACCTGCTAAAAGCGGTAGGAGGGCGAATCAAAAGCTACTGATGGAACAACAGCAAATGACTCTAAAACAAATGCAAATCGCTGAACAACAGGTGCAAACGCAATCTGTAGCACATGGGGGTAGTGGGCTACATATTGATCTTACATCACAGCCGGTGACAAATTTGACACAACAGCAAAATGATTTACAATTTTTGGCTTACTCGACACAAAATGTGCCAccacaacaaattttaatggaTGAACAAAGTGCCCATGGAGGTCAATTGCATGTGCTGGCCTCAGCCACCAATCAACAACAACAGTCTTTGCCAACATCTCTAATAACTCCTTTAACACCCACGTCCGCATCGGCTTCCACAATATCCCCTCAAATTGCAGCTTCTAAACGTGATATTTCGAAGAATCTTAACAAATTACAACAATTGCAACAGAACCAACATCAGTCAACCCATCCCGGCACACCTTCATTTATACCCTCGCCCGACATGCACACTAGTATAGGCTCAATTATCTCTTCTTCGTCGCCTGTGGTTAAATCTACCGAAAAATCTCTGATCTCTACCACTCCAGTGCAAAAGTACATCGTCGAGGAGCGTCAACCGAGCGTTAATACCACTCCGGGCTCTATTGTGAGCCTTCAAAATCACCCGCTAAGTTCAGGCAATGCCAATACATCTGCTACTCATGTTATACAGGTTTCGAATGCTTCGGGGCAACAGCCACAAATTATGTCTTTACCACAATATTCGGCAGCAGCTTCAAAACTCCGAGCTGTCAATACCACCTTAATAGCTCCAGGTGCTAAAATTTCTCCCACCACCAACAAAAAGATCACTACAATAACATCACCGCTGTCTCCCATTAACGCGGGCGCTCTACATGAACTGGCGAATGTTGCCAGTACTCAAAGTCAAGTTTTACACATTGTTGAGACATCGCAAGGTAACAACAATCCCACTAACAGTGCTACGTTTACCTCTTCGCTGCACACACCACCGGCGGTTATACAAATACAGAATAACTCGCAAGGTGCCAGTCACGGCAACGTTTCGACAAGCGACATGTCTTCATCAGCGTCATCAACACAGAGTAAAGTTTTAACAGCAACAATTTTGCCTTTAGTTTTGCCCGGCTCTGGAAATAACAACCAGAATTCTGTCGGTAGTTCAAATATTAACAATGCACCTATTGTAATTGGATCAACATCCAGCACAACTGGAAGTGTCGGCATAACATCAATGGCAACCTCCTTATCGTCTACAACGACATCCGGGAGTGCTTCCGTCATTAAAAGTTTTCCCTCAACTATGGTTTTGAATACGAATACAACCACTTTAACACCAGTAACAGTTACGGGCACTATTCTCTCCACGCTGGGCGCCGGAGGAACTATGTTCCGTAAACcgcaaaatattattaaaaactcTCTTGCATCGGTCACCACCGCATCCAAATCAACAACTGTCGTTTCGGCCGCAGCTCATGTACTCAGCAATGTGAAACTGACCTCCAAGAGTATAACAACATCCACCGCAGGAACATCCCTATGCTCAACAAACacaacatttaaaaatattttacccTCCTCAACTTTAGTAAGAaccaatataaaaatttgtccatCCCCAAACGGGAAAGTTCTAATTCAACCCGCTGATGGACAAAAGATAAAATTGAACACATCCACATTGCCGCATAAGCTAATTTCCACTGCTAATCCAACATCAGCAACGGCAACTGCAGTGGGAGGTGTTGGCGGGGGACAGCGCATTGCAATACAAAAAGTACAAATTATCCCCGCTCCAATGGGCTCACCTGTCGGTGCTTCAAATATCCAATCAGCAGGAAATACGATTAACGCTAAAACCCCTACGTTAGCTGGGAAAAGCAATGTGGTCTTTATGTCTTCATCGGCGGCCTCGAATGTTAGACCAGTTACACTCTCGAAAACAGGTAACAATATACTTCTCAAATCGACGGCAAATACCCAGCTTCAGTCCAATTCATCGGATAGTGCGTCAAAAGCGAACATTGTTGTTTTGGGGCAGTCAATATCGGGACAAAACACTCCACTGAAGATGGCACTTAATCAAAAACTTGAATTGAGCAATTCTTTCATTAACGAAGATGCTCCTTTGGATATCCTAAACATGCCCATTGTCATGGATACGGGCGTAGGTGTTTGTCCGTCGGAAACAGTAACAGTATTACCGGGCAACATCATTGAAAGCAATAATTGTAATACAAACACATCTGCCACTCCCATTATAGTTGAACAGAATCCTCAAACTTCGTCGACGACACCACAAACCGTTATTTTGGGCGCCACCGATTGGGAAATGGAATTGGATCAAGCAATAACAACTGCAGCAAATAACAGTAGTACGATGCAGTACCAAAAGTCCACTACCCATCGACCAAAGAGGACTATATCAACTTCTTCATCCAGTTCATCTTTATCAATGAGTTCTTCGACACCGACTAACAGTAGCAGTAAGCAGAAAcgtttgaacagtgacttggtATCGATTGAACTGAAAACGAGTCGCCCAACTTCTACTCAGCAAGCTAATGCCAGTAACATCATTGTTGTTGATAGCTTCGACGATGTTATAGTGGAGGAGCATGAAGATGACATGTCGTCTTCTAACATTGAACAGATTTCAATCAGCTCGGATGCTGTTGGCGGGCACAGTGAAGGCCAGCCAAAAATATTAGACATGCAAATATACCAACAACACGATGGAATCGATGGAAATAAATCTCAAATAGCCATTGTGGGTAGTCAGCAATCACAGCAATTATTGGAAGATACGGAAGATACACAACAGCAAACTCAATCGACAATGGTGGAACCTCAACGCCAAGAGCGGCAACGTCCTCAACAGGCAGAATGTGAAGATGATGCTGGATTTGATGAAACTATAG tttcagaaatCGATGAAAATACCGCTATAGAATATATAGAAGAggatggtgttgttgttgcatcCACTATCACATCAAatttgacaacaacaacaacgagtaCTACAGTTGCAATTGCGGATAGAGAATCCGCCAGCGAATcaacaattttaacaaaagcCCTTACAGGTGGGGTCAAAATCGCTTCGAATACATCCTCAAATAGCAATCATTTGGAGGCAGAAAACACAGCGACTAAACCAACGGCGCCCATGAGGTCCAGATCCAGGTCCAGGTCCATGGAAGATGATACAACTGACCAGTCATCAATGTCTGCATCCCATAATCAAAACCAACACCAGCATGAAACAAAGGCCAACAACAGTGGTACATAG
- the LOC106084053 gene encoding serine-rich adhesin for platelets isoform X2 — protein MWPQALQMTRDECRGILRRLELESYSQVISVFRAQGGLSDAKAKLLEELRGIFHISNERHRAEARRVANDEQLATIAEAISGPNTWQEWSREGRRPYPMLPRVAPHTALALIANNIAEDATNENAKLPYPAETGDAVKEENNAERERTIDSLDRNNYVVTSDPFKVPKIPAGTKKNLKRNINDQNQGGGTGSGKKRATSENSPQKNHQNSNRQHYPHITANSPQMNSASTASSGSEQKKQLQQQVAAQQQNNQHLQKQRYFHHQQQLTKQKMAKKAAAAASAHNNATSSASHKRQATPAKSGRRANQKLLMEQQQMTLKQMQIAEQQVQTQSVAHGGSGLHIDLTSQPVTNLTQQQNDLQFLAYSTQNVPPQQILMDEQSAHGGQLHVLASATNQQQQSLPTSLITPLTPTSASASTISPQIAASKRDISKNLNKLQQLQQNQHQSTHPGTPSFIPSPDMHTSIGSIISSSSPVVKSTEKSLISTTPVQKYIVEERQPSVNTTPGSIVSLQNHPLSSGNANTSATHVIQVSNASGQQPQIMSLPQYSAAASKLRAVNTTLIAPGAKISPTTNKKITTITSPLSPINAGALHELANVASTQSQVLHIVETSQGNNNPTNSATFTSSLHTPPAVIQIQNNSQGASHGNVSTSDMSSSASSTQSKVLTATILPLVLPGSGNNNQNSVGSSNINNAPIVIGSTSSTTGSVGITSMATSLSSTTTSGSASVIKSFPSTMVLNTNTTTLTPVTVTGTILSTLGAGGTMFRKPQNIIKNSLASVTTASKSTTVVSAAAHVLSNVKLTSKSITTSTAGTSLCSTNTTFKNILPSSTLVRTNIKICPSPNGKVLIQPADGQKIKLNTSTLPHKLISTANPTSATATAVGGVGGGQRIAIQKVQIIPAPMGSPVGASNIQSAGNTINAKTPTLAGKSNVVFMSSSAASNVRPVTLSKTGNNILLKSTANTQLQSNSSDSASKANIVVLGQSISGQNTPLKMALNQKLELSNSFINEDAPLDILNMPIVMDTGVGVCPSETVTVLPGNIIESNNCNTNTSATPIIVEQNPQTSSTTPQTVILGATDWEMELDQAITTAANNSSTMQYQKSTTHRPKRTISTSSSSSSLSMSSSTPTNSSSKQKRLNSDLVSIELKTSRPTSTQQANASNIIVVDSFDDVIVEEHEDDMSSSNIEQISISSDAVGGHSEGQPKILDMQIYQQHDGIDGNKSQIAIVGSQQSQQLLEDTEDTQQQTQSTMVEPQRQERQRPQQAECEDDAGFDETIEIDENTAIEYIEEDGVVVASTITSNLTTTTTSTTVAIADRESASESTILTKALTGGVKIASNTSSNSNHLEAENTATKPTAPMRSRSRSRSMEDDTTDQSSMSASHNQNQHQHETKANNSGT, from the exons ATGTGGCCACAAGCATTGCAAATGACCAGGGACGAATGTCGAGGCATATTACGGAGACTTG aGCTGGAATCTTATTCTCAAGTTATAAGTGTGTTTCGCGCTCAGGGAGGTCTGAGTGATGCCAAGGCCAAACTGTTAGAGGAATTGCGTGGTATATTTCACATATCTAATGAGCGCCATCGTGCAGAAGCCCGACGTGTTGCAAATGATGAACAATTGGCAACGATAGCAGAAGC TATATCTGGACCTAACACCTGGCAAGAATGGTCACGTGAAGGTAGACGTCCTTACCCTATGCTGCCGCGTGTGGCGCCTCATACAGCCTTAGCATTGATTGCCAACAATATAGCAGAGGATGCAACTAATGAGAATGCTAAACTTCCATATCCTGCCGAAACTGGCGATGCTGTTAAAGAAGAAAATAACGCTGAAAGAGAAAGAACAATTGATTCTTTAGATCGCAATAATTATGTTGTAACCAGTGATCCG TTTAAAGTGCCAAAAATACCTGCAGGCACTAAGAAAAATCTAAAGCGCAATATAAATGATCAGAATCAGGGAGGTGGCACTGGTTCTGGCAAAAAGCGTGCAACAAGCGAAAATTCTCCTCAAAAGAATCATCAAAATTCGAATAGGCAACATTATCCCCATATAACTGCGAACTCACCCCAAATGAATAGCGCATCCACGGCGTCAAGTGGTAGCGAGCAGAAGAAACAGCTACAACAGCAGGTTGCTGCACAGCAACAGAATAATCAACACTTGCAAAAACAGCGATATTTTCATCATCAACAGCAATTGACGAAGCAGAAGATGGCTAAAAAGGCTGCAGCAGCTGCATCTGCCCACAACAATGCAACATCATCAGCTTCGCATAAGAGACAGGCTACACCTGCTAAAAGCGGTAGGAGGGCGAATCAAAAGCTACTGATGGAACAACAGCAAATGACTCTAAAACAAATGCAAATCGCTGAACAACAGGTGCAAACGCAATCTGTAGCACATGGGGGTAGTGGGCTACATATTGATCTTACATCACAGCCGGTGACAAATTTGACACAACAGCAAAATGATTTACAATTTTTGGCTTACTCGACACAAAATGTGCCAccacaacaaattttaatggaTGAACAAAGTGCCCATGGAGGTCAATTGCATGTGCTGGCCTCAGCCACCAATCAACAACAACAGTCTTTGCCAACATCTCTAATAACTCCTTTAACACCCACGTCCGCATCGGCTTCCACAATATCCCCTCAAATTGCAGCTTCTAAACGTGATATTTCGAAGAATCTTAACAAATTACAACAATTGCAACAGAACCAACATCAGTCAACCCATCCCGGCACACCTTCATTTATACCCTCGCCCGACATGCACACTAGTATAGGCTCAATTATCTCTTCTTCGTCGCCTGTGGTTAAATCTACCGAAAAATCTCTGATCTCTACCACTCCAGTGCAAAAGTACATCGTCGAGGAGCGTCAACCGAGCGTTAATACCACTCCGGGCTCTATTGTGAGCCTTCAAAATCACCCGCTAAGTTCAGGCAATGCCAATACATCTGCTACTCATGTTATACAGGTTTCGAATGCTTCGGGGCAACAGCCACAAATTATGTCTTTACCACAATATTCGGCAGCAGCTTCAAAACTCCGAGCTGTCAATACCACCTTAATAGCTCCAGGTGCTAAAATTTCTCCCACCACCAACAAAAAGATCACTACAATAACATCACCGCTGTCTCCCATTAACGCGGGCGCTCTACATGAACTGGCGAATGTTGCCAGTACTCAAAGTCAAGTTTTACACATTGTTGAGACATCGCAAGGTAACAACAATCCCACTAACAGTGCTACGTTTACCTCTTCGCTGCACACACCACCGGCGGTTATACAAATACAGAATAACTCGCAAGGTGCCAGTCACGGCAACGTTTCGACAAGCGACATGTCTTCATCAGCGTCATCAACACAGAGTAAAGTTTTAACAGCAACAATTTTGCCTTTAGTTTTGCCCGGCTCTGGAAATAACAACCAGAATTCTGTCGGTAGTTCAAATATTAACAATGCACCTATTGTAATTGGATCAACATCCAGCACAACTGGAAGTGTCGGCATAACATCAATGGCAACCTCCTTATCGTCTACAACGACATCCGGGAGTGCTTCCGTCATTAAAAGTTTTCCCTCAACTATGGTTTTGAATACGAATACAACCACTTTAACACCAGTAACAGTTACGGGCACTATTCTCTCCACGCTGGGCGCCGGAGGAACTATGTTCCGTAAACcgcaaaatattattaaaaactcTCTTGCATCGGTCACCACCGCATCCAAATCAACAACTGTCGTTTCGGCCGCAGCTCATGTACTCAGCAATGTGAAACTGACCTCCAAGAGTATAACAACATCCACCGCAGGAACATCCCTATGCTCAACAAACacaacatttaaaaatattttacccTCCTCAACTTTAGTAAGAaccaatataaaaatttgtccatCCCCAAACGGGAAAGTTCTAATTCAACCCGCTGATGGACAAAAGATAAAATTGAACACATCCACATTGCCGCATAAGCTAATTTCCACTGCTAATCCAACATCAGCAACGGCAACTGCAGTGGGAGGTGTTGGCGGGGGACAGCGCATTGCAATACAAAAAGTACAAATTATCCCCGCTCCAATGGGCTCACCTGTCGGTGCTTCAAATATCCAATCAGCAGGAAATACGATTAACGCTAAAACCCCTACGTTAGCTGGGAAAAGCAATGTGGTCTTTATGTCTTCATCGGCGGCCTCGAATGTTAGACCAGTTACACTCTCGAAAACAGGTAACAATATACTTCTCAAATCGACGGCAAATACCCAGCTTCAGTCCAATTCATCGGATAGTGCGTCAAAAGCGAACATTGTTGTTTTGGGGCAGTCAATATCGGGACAAAACACTCCACTGAAGATGGCACTTAATCAAAAACTTGAATTGAGCAATTCTTTCATTAACGAAGATGCTCCTTTGGATATCCTAAACATGCCCATTGTCATGGATACGGGCGTAGGTGTTTGTCCGTCGGAAACAGTAACAGTATTACCGGGCAACATCATTGAAAGCAATAATTGTAATACAAACACATCTGCCACTCCCATTATAGTTGAACAGAATCCTCAAACTTCGTCGACGACACCACAAACCGTTATTTTGGGCGCCACCGATTGGGAAATGGAATTGGATCAAGCAATAACAACTGCAGCAAATAACAGTAGTACGATGCAGTACCAAAAGTCCACTACCCATCGACCAAAGAGGACTATATCAACTTCTTCATCCAGTTCATCTTTATCAATGAGTTCTTCGACACCGACTAACAGTAGCAGTAAGCAGAAAcgtttgaacagtgacttggtATCGATTGAACTGAAAACGAGTCGCCCAACTTCTACTCAGCAAGCTAATGCCAGTAACATCATTGTTGTTGATAGCTTCGACGATGTTATAGTGGAGGAGCATGAAGATGACATGTCGTCTTCTAACATTGAACAGATTTCAATCAGCTCGGATGCTGTTGGCGGGCACAGTGAAGGCCAGCCAAAAATATTAGACATGCAAATATACCAACAACACGATGGAATCGATGGAAATAAATCTCAAATAGCCATTGTGGGTAGTCAGCAATCACAGCAATTATTGGAAGATACGGAAGATACACAACAGCAAACTCAATCGACAATGGTGGAACCTCAACGCCAAGAGCGGCAACGTCCTCAACAGGCAGAATGTGAAGATGATGCTGGATTTGATGAAACTATAG aaatCGATGAAAATACCGCTATAGAATATATAGAAGAggatggtgttgttgttgcatcCACTATCACATCAAatttgacaacaacaacaacgagtaCTACAGTTGCAATTGCGGATAGAGAATCCGCCAGCGAATcaacaattttaacaaaagcCCTTACAGGTGGGGTCAAAATCGCTTCGAATACATCCTCAAATAGCAATCATTTGGAGGCAGAAAACACAGCGACTAAACCAACGGCGCCCATGAGGTCCAGATCCAGGTCCAGGTCCATGGAAGATGATACAACTGACCAGTCATCAATGTCTGCATCCCATAATCAAAACCAACACCAGCATGAAACAAAGGCCAACAACAGTGGTACATAG
- the LOC106084050 gene encoding peptidyl-prolyl cis-trans isomerase E, giving the protein MSNDKRTIYVGSLGDEVNEKLLNDAFIPFGDIADIQMPVDYETQKHRGFAFIEYECPEDANAAIDNMNDAELCGRTIRVNLAKPVRIKEGSFKPVWADDDWLQKHAGATLAEKQDGEVNNTEQTPEEIPNASSGPAVIEKSEKRNPQVYFDIRIGGSDVGRIVMLLRADVVPKTAENFRALCTHEHGFGYKGSSLHRVIPEFMCQGGDFTNNNGTGGKSIYGKKFADENFNLKHNGFGTLSMANSGPNTNGSQFFICTTKTDWLDNKHVVFGHVISGAEVVRKIERVGSKTGATSSKVVIYACGELK; this is encoded by the exons ATGTCGAATGATAAACGAACCATTTATGTAGGATCGTTGGGAGATGAAGTCAACGAAAAACTCTTAAATGATGCTTTTATTCCATTTGGTGACATAGCTGACATACAAATGCCTGTTGACTATGAAACACAAAAGCATCGTGGATTCGCATTTATAGAATATGAATGCCCGGAAGATGCAAATGCCGCTATTGACAACATG AATGATGCTGAGCTCTGTGGTCGTACGATCCGAGTTAATTTGGCAAAACCGGTTCGTATTAAAGAGGGAAGCTTCAAGCCGGTGTGGGCGGATGATGACTGGTTGCAGAAGCATGCCGGAGCAACGCTAGCTGAAAAACAGGATGGCGAAGTAAATAACACAGAGCAGACTCCAGAAGAAATACCGAACGCATCCAGCGGCCCGGCAGTCattgaaaaaagtgaaaaacggAATCCCCAAGTATATTTCGACATACGAATAGGCGGCAGTGATGTTGGTCGAATTGTTATGTTATTGAGAGCTGATGTTGTACCAAAAACTGCGGAGAATTTCCGGGCGCTTTGTACGCACGAGCACGGTTTTGGCTACAAAGGCAGTAGTTTGCATCGAGTTATACCGGAATTT atgtgccaaggTGGAGATTTTACGAACAACAATGGAACGGGTGGAAAGTCAATatatggcaaaaaatttgctgatgaaaatttcaatctaaAACACAATGGTTTCGGCACTTTATCCATGGCAAATTCCGGACCAAACACGAATGGATCCCAGTTCTTTATTTGCACTACAAA AACCGACTGGCTTGACAATAAGCATGTTGTATTTGGTCATGTAATCAGTGGAGCTGAAGTTGTGCGGAAAATTGAACGTGTCGGCTCAAAAACTGGCGCCACTTCTAGTAAAGTTGTTATATATGCCTGTGGagaattaaaataa